The genomic segment GGCGACGCGAAGCCGCCCATCGCAATGCGCGCTCGACCTCCGGAATTCCCTTCCGCCGCCGTCGGTCTCTGAACGCGACGCTTGTGGAGGATTCACAAGAAGTTTGCGAAGTCGGTGCCGCCGTACTTCATCTTCGGTGCAGGGCTCCACGATAAGTCCATATCCAGGGCCACGCCGGACATGCACTTCACAGATGGTTACCGCCCGCGCCGGTTTCCAAGACAGCTTTCGGCATTCCCTTGCTGCCCGGAATTTCGAGCCCTTCCGCACGGCAAATCGCAGTGGACTTGCCCACTGCAATAGTTCCTATGAAAGCCGCCCGATAGCGCTTGTCTGCCACGCTTGCCGCTTTGGCGAGCAATTCTTCCTGATAGCGAACCAATCGGCGCTCGTAGAACTGTTTCACATCGGGACGCTCGGCAAGCGCATGCACCTGTTGCGCCGTCTGTTCTGCGTCCCACAGCAGGTCAGCATCCGGGTCGCCAAGGGCAGGCTCTGGGATCATCTGCCACTGGCGCTCCAGTATCTCCGCAGCTTCAGCGCATCAGCCGTGCCGATACCATCAAGCACGGTTTGAAGTTCCTCCGCCGCCAACGCTCGGTCGCCATTCTCGACGCGGGACAGCACTGCCGCGCTCCAGGTGAGTTTCTTGGCCAGCTCGTTCTGCTTGAGTCCTACTTCATCGCAAGGCTGCAATGCGCTTACCAATCGCCGCGTCTCTGTTCATCGTTGCTCTCCAAGGCTTTGGAAACGATACAGAAACGTTTCTGGAACGTCAATAGCAATGTTTCTTTCGCCCGGGCATGATCTGCTCGGCCGCACCGATCTTGTTCCGGTGGAGTGAAGCGCCCCGCCGGGAGTGGCGGGGCGCGGTGGGCGGCCGTCAGGCCGCCTTGGGCTTGCTGCGCGACCAGATCAGGTCGTGCGTGCCGTCCTCGCCTTCGATCAGGCGGGCATAGACCGTCGCCGGGAACGAAGGATCGTCGAGGGTCACGGACACGTAGGGCCGCCCGGCTCGCTGGTTTTCTTCCATGCCGCGCGATGTCGTGCCCGGCCGCCTGCAGGCGGAAGTCGGGGGCGTTGTCGTTGTCCCCTTGTCGTCGGGAACCAGCTTGACCTTGACGTTGAGCGTCAGGGTGCGAAGCGTGCCGGTGAAACCGTCTTTGTCTGCGGTGAAGGTGCCGATGTTAGCCATGATGTTTCTCCTTTCGGGTTGAACAAGGTCGCGCCAGTGCGTCCTTGTTGTGAACCGGCCGGCGGGGAATGGGCTGGCCGCACCGCGCAGCGGTCGCAACACCGTGGAGAACTTGGAAGCGAAAAGAATTTGCGCGAGGAAGCCGCGCAGCGGCGGGGAAATTGTTTTCGCTGGAAGGTTGCGGCCATGAAGCCCAAGGCGCAGCCGCGCCCTCGCCAGGATTCACGACAAGCCAAGGACGCACGGGCCGCCTGTCCCGAATGGAGACATGGCCGACTCGGCATCCCGCGTGACGGCTTCACCGGCTTGCACCCTGACGCGGGCAAGGCCAACAGCCCAACGGCAAGCGAGAACGCCCCTTGCCGCTGCTTGCGGCAACGTGCTTGAGGCGTGGTGTGGAAGTTCCATAGGCAAGGCCGGGCGGCGTGTCGGTGAACCGTCCTTCGTGACGTGCGGGCAATGAACCGCCAGCGTCGAAAACGGCACGCTTTTGCACAACCTGTCGCAGCAAGCCGGGGCGTAGCCCACAAGCCCCGCCCATTGCGGCGGGGCGCCATCGAAATCTTGCCCGCGTCAGCGGGCTCCGATCGCCGTACCGCGCGCAAGGCCGTTGCGCGCCCGCTCCGTCGCCTGGCCGAAGGCGGCGACGGGGCGGTTTTGCGGTGGACGTTGAAACCGGGCGCGGCAGACCTGCCGCGCCCGGTTTGAGGTGAAACCCCGGCGCTGTGCGCCGGGGCTATGCTGCTATGTCACGCGGCGAGCGCGTGGGCTTCCACTTCGTCGGCGGCATCTTCCGGTGCATCCACGTCCTGCGCGCCTTCCTGCGGCTCCGTATGATGTCCGCTCTTGAACACGGCGGGCATCCAGCCCGTACCATCGGCCAGCCGTTCCGCCTCGCTGGCAATGTCGGCCTTCTTCAACTTCGCCAGCCGGATAGCGTGCGACGGCGCAAACTCGTCCACGGCTTCCAGAATCACCGCCTTGGAAACGTGCTTGAAGTAGCCTTCGGCGGTGGGCTGCCACCATGCCGCCATATCCAGCCCCACGGCCTGCGCCAGTTCCGCGCCGGGCTGGTGCGCCGTGGCGCGGGGTGTCACCACGTCAACCGTAGCGGCGACGCATACCGCCAGCAACCGCACCAGTTCGCCTTGCTCCATCGCCAGCAGCGCGGTGAACAGTTCGGCGCCGTCTTGCGGCAACGCTTCGCCAGCGACTTGCTGCAACTCGCGCAGGGCTACGGCGGCGGGCGAATCGGGCCAGTCCGGGGCCATGCTTTCCAGCCGGTCTTTCACGGTGAGGCGCACGCCGAGCGGCAGGCCGTCGTGGTAGTGGCCGTCCTGCAGGACGGCCTGCACCATGCCATGCACCAGTGCGGCCAGCGCGACCTGCGGATGCCGGGCCACTTCAATTTGCAGCGCGGCGGTACGGTGCGCGCTCAACCGCTGCGCCAGCCGGTCGGACAGGTTCGCGGCCTTGGGCTGCTCCGCGTCTTCGCCTTCGTCGTCGTTCCCGGCTTCGCCTTCCATGCTGCCGAAACCCTGCCGCAGCTTTTCCAGCGTGCGCAGCGCCTTGGCCTCGGCTTCGCGCAGCAGCCCACGATGAATCACGGCCTCTCCCTCGCGGTCGAGCGTGACGATGGAACCGGCCACGGCGCGCACGTCCGGGGCGTAGCCCTGCAAGGCTTCCTCCACGGCTTGCAGTTCCCCGGCGACCTGTTCGCGGCGCGGTTCCAGCGCCTCGGTCTTGTCTCGTCCTCGGCGTCGTAGGCTTCTTCCAGTTCGGCGTCGATCTTGTCGAGCGGGTTTGCAGCGAGGCGATGCGACGGGCTTCGCGGGCGCTCGGTTCGCGGCGCTGGCGCGGTGCGTTCTGGAACGCCTGCCGCTCGGCGTAGCTCATGTGCGGCACGGCTTCCACCCATGCCCAACCCTCGGCGCGCACATCCTCGGCCAGCGCATCCAGCTTCCCGCGCACCAGCGTTTCCAGCAGCGCGGCGTCGGTCAGGTAGGTTCCGGCGTCGCCTTCCGCGAACAGGTCGCGGCGGATGCCTCCACCGCCGCCGTGTAGGCGTCCAGCCCGGCGAAGCGCACCAGCGGATGCGTGGCGTCGATTTCGCGTTCGGTCAGGCGTTCGCGCAACGCGGACGCGCCACGCTGCCATTCCGGCGCACCGTAGAACGCGGCTTCCTGCGCGGGGTGGTCGTCGGTGATGGTCAGGGCCATCAACTGTTCCAGCGTGACATTCCCGGCCCGGTAGTCGGCCAGCAGACGCGGCGAGACGTTGGCCAGCTTCAAGCGGCGCTGCACCACCAGCGGGGTCACGCCGAAGTCGGCGGCAATGTCTTCAATGGGTCGGCCTTCCTTGACCAGCGCGGCGAACGCCTCGAACTGGTCGGCCGCGTGCATCTGCTCGCGCAGCAGGTTCTCGGCGAGGCTGACGGTACGCGCCGAGGCATCGGGCACCAGCAGGCAAGGCACCTCAAAGTCGGCGGGGATGCGCTTCTTCTTCGCCAGCAGCTTCAACGCGGTCAGGCGGCGGTCGCCAGCCGCCACTTCGTATTGCTCGCCATCGGCGTAAGGATGACGACGAGATTTTGCAGCAGGCCGATGCGGGCGATGCTCGCGGCCAGTTCGGGAATGGACAGGCGCTGGGTCTTGCGTGCGTTGCGCTTGGAGCGGCGCGGCAGCAACTGCGAGAGCGGAACCAAAATCATGTTCTTGCTCGGGTCGGCCACTTCCAGCGGCGCGGCAGTTTCGATGGCGATGGTTTCGGTTTTCAGGACGGCGTTCATGGTGATGACTCCTTGCGGTTGGGATGCAGCAGCGAGAGAAGCGGCAAGGGCTGCTGCCTGCCCCTGCCGCGTGGGGATTCAGGCTTTCAACTGGCGCAGGCCATCGGCCAGCAGCCAAAGCGCGCGATTCAGTCGGATGTTTTGGTCGATGCCCTGCACCGGACGGGTCTGCTGGCGGCGTCCGTTGGCGCTGCGCCCGCGCAGGCCGCCTTGGGTCAGGTTTTCTTGCGTGCGGTTGAACACGCTCCACAAGTCCGGACGGCGGTCGTCGTGGCGGCGCGGCATCAGGATTTGCGATTCCGTGATGGGCGCGGGCTTGTCGGGGTCGTCGTACTTGAGGGCCAGCGCGGCGCGGGCGAACACTTCGGATTCGTCATCGTTCAAGGTGATGGCGCGCATGGAATCGCGGGATTCCTTCACCCGGTCGAAGCCGCTCAACACTTCGTAAGCGCCTTCGATGACGTGTCCGGCCACGTCGCCCTTGTGGGGTACGCGCACATCGGCCACGGTGTCGCCGAATACCAATCCGTTCTGGCAGACAAAGCGCAGCAGGCCAGCCAACAATTGATAGCTGCTGGTGCCGTCGTGCGAGTTCAGCAGGACAATTTCATTGGCTTCTGCATCGTTGATCTGGTTGGCATGGCGCAGCCGGATCATGTGCTTGGTGAAGTCGCGGCGGTCTTCGCTGCGCACGCGGTCTGCGCCACCATGAAGGGCTGGAACCCTTCCTTGCGCAGTTCTGTCAGTACGGCGGCGGTGGGGATGTAGGCGTACCGTTCAGAACGGCTTTCGTGCGGGACGTCCGCGAAGATGGACGGGGCCACGCGGCGGATTTGGTCATCGGACAGCGGGTAATCGCTGCGCAGCGACGGGGAACGGGAAGCGAATCGGGATGCGAGTTGCATGGTCTTTCTCCTGACAAAGAAGGGTTTGCTGTTCAAACCGCACACCGGATTCCTAGATTCGGAGCCCAGCCTTTCGGCTGTTCGGTGCGGTCGGCACGAGGAACCCGGTTGGCCCTGTTGCCACCGTCTTTCCTGAGTTCATCGCCCGCGACGGTCAGGAGCGCGCGGACGGGGGCCGTCAAGGAAACAAGCGCAGGGTTGGTGCGGCCCGCAGGCGCAGCCGAGGACAGGGCCCTGCGCGCCTTGACGGCACACGGCCGCGGGCTACAGTCGCGAGCAAGGTGATGAAGTCAGGGGAGACGGCTGGACAAGGCAACGGCCGCCTTGATGTGCAGACCGCACGCAAGCGAAGCGCGCAGGCCCGAAGCTGGAAGCCGGGCCGGAGGCGTCAGGGATGTGGAAGGCTGGCGATAGCCAGTCCCGCCAGGGATGAGCGGGTAGCGAACCTGGAGCAGCGCGGTCCGCAAAGCGGAGACGTACTGATGTGTTTCGCTTATTATCGATTTGTACGAGTTGGCTGCCTTCGGCCAGAGCTGTACATCGGCTCTGACAAGACTCGAACGCTCCGCCATATTTCGGCGAATATAGCTTGCTATTAATTTAAAAAACATAGCGGAGGGGTTCGTGCATCTTCACTCGTATCGTCTCAGGAATTTTCGACGCCTGAAGGATGCTCATTTGAGCTGGCTGACGACATATCAATATTCGTAGGATCGAATAACAGTGGAAAAACGTCGGCAACTCAGGCCATCCATGCTTTCGTCACGGGTGGAAGGGATCGTTTCAGTCTCTATGATTTCAGCTCTTCGTGCTGGAAGACTTTCGATGAAGCTGTGAATATCAACTTGGCCGACCCGATTCCCGAGGGTTTCTCACTCCCAAGCATAGACCTTGATCTCTGGTTCGAAGTTGCAGCGCCAGACCTCTATCTAGTAATTCCCTTACTTCCGAGTACAGCGTGGGAAGGAACCAAGGTCGGCATAAGAGTTTCCCTGACAGCTCGAAGCGCCATTAACCTCATTCAAAACTACCAAGAAGCTAAAGCCAAAGGTACAGGGCAGGCTGCGGAATTGCCGCCCGAGTCGCAATATATTCCCTGGCCTCGCTCCATGACGGACTATCTCCAGCGCGAACTAAAGAGCGAATATGAGCTGCGCTACTTCATCTTGGACCGCACGCAATTCGATGAGAGCTTCCGCGAAATCGGCGACTATGTTCCAGATGAACTAGGTGGTGAGCCAGGCGGCGGAACGATTCTGAAATCGCTTATTCATATCGACAACCTCGGGGCTCAGCGACACCTTTCTGATCCTAATCCGGAAGCCGGCGGTAGATCGGAAGATTTGTCAAAGCGGTTGAGCCGTTTCTACAAGCGCAACCTTAATCAGAGGCAAGACGATCACACAGCCCTTAGGGCGCTGTTCGAATCCGAACAAGCGCTCAATGTTCACTTAGATGGGGTATTCAAGCCGACGCTTGATCGGCTCGCTAAGCTTGGCTATCCAGGCATCAATAACCCGCGACTGAAGATTATGTCGGCGCTGGACCCCGCCCACGTCATGAGCCAGGACGCGCGGGTCCACTACCAGATCGGAGATGGCGAAGACACTGCCACCCTTCCCGACAGTTATAACGGGCTCGGGTTCAAGAATTTGATCTACATGGTTGTGGAGATTCTTGACGCCCAAGCCAGGTGGGCGACGATGGACAATCGCCCCCCATTGCACCTGATTTTCGTGGAGGAACCAGAGGCCCATCTGCACGCCCAACTCCAACAGGTCTTCATCCGCAATGTTCTTGAGCTTCTCAATATAGAGGGCGACGATGGAAGTATTTTTGGCAGTCAAATGGTCGTCACGACCCACTCGCCACACATCCTTTACGAGCGAGGCTTCAAGCCAATCCGCTATTTCCGACGCAAGAAAGTCGGCAAGGAACAGTTGACAGAAGTTCTAAATTTATCGGCGTTCTACCAAGCTCAGCCAGACGATCGTGATTTTCTAGAACGATATTTAAAGCTGACTCACTGCGATCTCTTTTTCTCAGATGCCGCTATTCTCGTTGAAGGCAATGTTGAGAGATTGCTCCTGCCCGTAATGATTCGAAAGGTCGCGAGGACTCTCCGATCAGCTTGTCTATGCATTTTGGAGGTTGGCGGTGCCTTTGGGCACCGCTTCCAGTCGCTTATTGAGTTTCTCGGTCTGACAACGCTGATCATCACTGATATTGATAGTGTCGCCCTTGTGGCTCCGGCGGTTGGCGAAGATGTGGATGACGAAGAAGTCGAGGAGTTCGAGGTTCCAGCCGACGCGGAAGAAGACGTCGCTGTGCAGGCCCAGGATAATGGGCAAGATCCGGTCGGTGAGCCTATAGTCCCAGCGCCTAAGAAGAAATACGGCAAGGCTTGTTTGCCCAGTGAACCGGACGCTGCGACTTCGAATCAAACCCTCATCAAATGGCTTCCGGGGAAGCTCACAATCGAAGACTTGCGTAACGCCTCTGAAGCGGACAGAACTCACGTGCTCGAAGACGATACGAAGGTTCGCGTGGCCTATCAGACTGAACGGGCTGTCACTTGGAACGGAGCCACTGAAACCCTCCGCGGGCGCACACTTGAGGAGGACTTTGGCCTTGAAAACCCGGAGTGGTCCCAAGCCGCAGCGAGGAAGCCCCTTGGTCTGATTGTGAAGGGCGGGGCCGCTGGTCCTGCCGCTCTTGCTAAAGGCCTTCATGAGAAGGTTTCGCGGAAGAGTTTCGATAAAACGAAGTTCGCGCTCGCCGTTCTCACTGAAGACGAAAATGCGTGGCATGTACCTGCTTACATCCGTGATGGGCTTGTCTGGCTGAAGGACGAAGTACGGATCGAACTTGAGACCGTGCTGCCCGACGCCGCTCTCATCGCCGAAGATGTCGCGATAGGGGGCGAGCATGAGTAGCCGGGCAAATAAGCCGGACACCCAGGCAGACATTGATCTGCGAAACTGCCTTGGAGACGTTCCGCCGCGCAGCTTCATAATGAAGGCCGGCGCCGGCTCCGGAAAAACTACGTCTCTGATTAAGGGGCTGTCGTCGGCCATCCGAATACACGGTGATAAGCTGAGGAAATTCCGCCAGCGCATTGCCTGCATTACCTACACCGAGATCGCAGCCGGAGAGATATGGAGGGATGTCGGCAGTGATCCGCTGGTTCACGTTTCGACGATCCACAGCTTCATGTGGCTGCTAGCTAAACCGTTTCAGAAAGACATTCGCGTATGGGTGTCTGGGCGCATCGCGGAGAAAATTGAGGCACTTGAACAGAAACAGGCAACCTATGGCCCCAGGGTTCAACAGCGAACAAAGGACAAAGACACCCGAGACCTGGAGCCCTTCGCAGGCAGTCGGGGCGGATCGCCGCAGTCAAAGGCTTCCGGTACGGAACGGGTAGTGACTACGTAAAGGGAATTTTGGGGCACGACGACATTTTGAAGCTTGTGCCGTATCTCATCGCTGAGCGCCCTCTCTTTCGAACCCTTCTCGCGCGCCAATTTCCTTTCGTATTTGTGGACGAGAGTCAGGACACGACCACCGAAGTCATAGAGGCATTGAAGATCGTTGAGCGCGAACCCGGCGTTACATTTTGCCTCGGCTTCTTCGGCGACCCGATGCAACGAATTTATGCTACGGGAACCGGGTTGGTCGAAGCGGCACCGAACTGGGCCGACATTCCGAAGCCAGAGAATTTTCGGTGCTCCACTAAGGTGCTGAACCTGGCAAACGCCATTCGGCGCGATGGTGAT from the Luteimonas fraxinea genome contains:
- a CDS encoding helix-turn-helix domain-containing protein; amino-acid sequence: MVSALQPCDEVGLKQNELAKKLTWSAAVLSRVENGDRALAAEELQTVLDGIGTADALKLRRYWSASGR
- a CDS encoding DUF736 domain-containing protein → MANIGTFTADKDGFTGTLRTLTLNVKVKLVPDDKGTTTTPPTSACRRPGTTSRGMEENQRAGRPYVSVTLDDPSFPATVYARLIEGEDGTHDLIWSRSKPKAA
- a CDS encoding ParB/RepB/Spo0J family partition protein is translated as MAAGDRRLTALKLLAKKKRIPADFEVPCLLVPDASARTVSLAENLLREQMHAADQFEAFAALVKEGRPIEDIAADFGVTPLVVQRRLKLANVSPRLLADYRAGNVTLEQLMALTITDDHPAQEAAFYGAPEWQRGASALRERLTEREIDATHPLVRFAGLDAYTAAVEASAATCSRKATPEPT
- a CDS encoding ATP-dependent endonuclease; the encoded protein is MADDISIFVGSNNSGKTSATQAIHAFVTGGRDRFSLYDFSSSCWKTFDEAVNINLADPIPEGFSLPSIDLDLWFEVAAPDLYLVIPLLPSTAWEGTKVGIRVSLTARSAINLIQNYQEAKAKGTGQAAELPPESQYIPWPRSMTDYLQRELKSEYELRYFILDRTQFDESFREIGDYVPDELGGEPGGGTILKSLIHIDNLGAQRHLSDPNPEAGGRSEDLSKRLSRFYKRNLNQRQDDHTALRALFESEQALNVHLDGVFKPTLDRLAKLGYPGINNPRLKIMSALDPAHVMSQDARVHYQIGDGEDTATLPDSYNGLGFKNLIYMVVEILDAQARWATMDNRPPLHLIFVEEPEAHLHAQLQQVFIRNVLELLNIEGDDGSIFGSQMVVTTHSPHILYERGFKPIRYFRRKKVGKEQLTEVLNLSAFYQAQPDDRDFLERYLKLTHCDLFFSDAAILVEGNVERLLLPVMIRKVARTLRSACLCILEVGGAFGHRFQSLIEFLGLTTLIITDIDSVALVAPAVGEDVDDEEVEEFEVPADAEEDVAVQAQDNGQDPVGEPIVPAPKKKYGKACLPSEPDAATSNQTLIKWLPGKLTIEDLRNASEADRTHVLEDDTKVRVAYQTERAVTWNGATETLRGRTLEEDFGLENPEWSQAAARKPLGLIVKGGAAGPAALAKGLHEKVSRKSFDKTKFALAVLTEDENAWHVPAYIRDGLVWLKDEVRIELETVLPDAALIAEDVAIGGEHE
- a CDS encoding AAA family ATPase; translated protein: MSSRANKPDTQADIDLRNCLGDVPPRSFIMKAGAGSGKTTSLIKGLSSAIRIHGDKLRKFRQRIACITYTEIAAGEIWRDVGSDPLVHVSTIHSFMWLLAKPFQKDIRVWVSGRIAEKIEALEQKQATYGPRVQQRTKDKDTRDLEPFAGSRGGSPQSKASGTERVVTT